The Apodemus sylvaticus chromosome 4, mApoSyl1.1, whole genome shotgun sequence nucleotide sequence GAGCCGCGGCGGTATGGCTGGCGGGGCCCGCGAGGTGCTCACGCTGCAGTTGGGACATTTCGCGGGTTTCGTGGGGGCGCACTGGTGGAACCAGCAGGTCAGGCCCCTGGTGGCAGCCCGGCGCTCCCCGCGGAAGGTCCCGGCCCTGCCCGTCCTTCCCCCTCCGCTCAGTCCTGTGAACCCTTGCAGGATGCTGCGCTGGGACGCGCGACCGAGGACGAAGAGTCGCCAGGCGAGCTGTGCCCCGACGTCTTGTACAGAACCGGCCGGACACTGCATGGCCAGGAAACCTATACGCCTAGACTCATCCTCATGGATCTGAAAGGTGAGGCGATGGCGGGCTCAACCAAGTTTCCCCGTGTGGTGTGCGAGGGCCCAAGCATCAGTTCACTTCAAAACCCACATTGGGCACAAGCCCCCGGGGATGCCGAAAGGGCAAGTTGTTTACTTCAGGATCCGGCTCTGCAGTGGGCGATATATGTTAAGCTGCTGCACTCACACCTACAGATGGAGCACAGCTATTGACAGAAGGATGGTGTCCAGATTCCCTGTCCCAGTCTAATGCCTATCCAAGTATGCTTTTCAAAGCCAAGTACCACGTGCAGTGGGCACGCCCTTAATCtcagcaaaggcaggcagaagctctgagttcaaaaccaatcTGTCTACATTTTTGTAGACCATTCAGAGCTACAAAGGGAGACCCCAGCTTGGTGGAGAAGAACTGCCACACCGCATTACCTGACAGGTGATCAGGTTAGTTTTGATCACATGACGTTCGAGGTTTGTCCTTATCTTTCATTTCTGTGCAGGCAGTCTGAATACCCTAAAAGAAGAAGGTAGCCTCTACAGGGATCGACAGCTGGAGGCTGCAGTAGCATGGTGAGCATCTTTCCTGTGAGCGTGGTCCACTGTATACAGACAGCTGGAGAGCTCTGCAGAGGGATGCTTTCTGTGCTCAATCTCTACTCTGTCAGGCAGGGGAAGCtcaccacacacagagaagaaGCTCACCCAAAGAACCCGAACCTCCAGGaccttctgagtgcagaggtgatgGATGGGCTCTGCCCCGGACCTTTAACCTGCCGCAAGCACAGTGGCTCTCTGATGCAGACAAGTGGGAGTCTAGTCACTGTAAATGCCGTGGGGTATTTTTGGAAAAAGCACCTTTGCCTCTGAACTGCTGGACACCCGGAAcctggctcagagattaagagtcCCTCTGAATTGAGTTCCCAGTGTCTGCATCAGGCCGCTCACAACTGTATCTTCAGTTCCTGGGGACCTACCATTCTCTTCTGGCTTTGGGTGCCTTGTGCACATGGTCCATACAAACTCACAggcatcacacatacacacaagtaagcATAAGCCCCTGGCAGACGAGCTCCACCTGGAACTAAAAGGCCGATCTTCTCGCCCCCTCCCAGGGAGTGCGGAGTAGTGATGGTAGCTGGAGGGCCAAGCTGGTCCAGAGTCTCCAGAACTGCAAAGGTGAGAGAGCACTGATGCCGGACCCTGGACAGAGAAGAGATTGGGGACAGTACGGCCCATCGGCTGTTTGTCCCCACTAGTCACCCCTGCTACAGATTCCCAAACCACTTATCTCCACAGAGAGCAGCATCAGAGTCTGGTCAGACTTCCTCAGAGTCCATCTGCATCCACGGAGCATCTGTGTGATTCAGAAGTACAACCATGATGGGTAGGGGACTGCGAGGCTGAGACAGAGCTTAGGTGCCCCCAACACTGCCCTCCAACACAGCAGACCGAGGAGTCGAGTGTGGGGCTGAGTCTTTTATCGTGATTTTTGGCAGTGAGACAGGCCGGCTGGAGGCTTTTGGCCAAGGGGAGAGTGTCCTGAAGGAGCCCAGGTACTTGGAAGAGCTGGAGGACAGGCTGCATTTCTACGTGGAAGAATGTGACTACTTGCAGGTAGCTGTGTGGCGGGGTGGTTGATGTTGGGACAGAAAGGCTCCTCGTCCTacaccttttttttgtttttggactcATCTATCTCCAGGGCTTCCAGATCCTGTGTGACCTGCATGATGGCTTCTCTGGAGTAGGTGCTAAAACTGCAGAATTACTACAAGACGAGTATTCAGGGCGGGGAGTACTAACCTGGGGCCTGCTCCCTGGTCCCTACAATCTTGGGGTGAGTGGAAGCTATGAGAAAGGGCAGCAGAGTTGTTGGGAATTCCCACTGTGTGAGTTGCCTGATGCAGGCCACTCTCATTTCTATCACCAGGAGCCCCAGAAAAACATCTACCGTCTCTTAAACACAGCGTTTGGTCTGGTGCACCTGACTGGGTACAGCTCTTTCGTCTGTCCCTTGTCCCTTGGAGGGAACCTGGGCCTACGACCCAAGCCACCTGTCAACTTCCCTTACCTACATTATGATGTAAGGCTCAAGCTCAGTGTGTGCCATCGTCTGTCCTAGGCTCTGTCCGTCCTCCCTTCCCAACCCCGTGTGTGTGTGCTCCCGAGGACTGCCCTCAGGACCTAGCACACACTGGGAGGCACCGTAACGCGCAGTGCTCCCAGCCTGAACTTGACCCCTTAGCACCTCATGTTTGTCTTGTCTAAGGACAGTCTTGTTTCAGTCCCTGAATGTCTGTCCTTCATGTTTTTTCTACATAAAGACACGGTGTTCCCCTCCTGTCCCACTTGACAGGCGACTCTGCCCTTGCACTGTAGTGCCATCCTGGCTACGGCCCTCGACACGGTCACCGTTCCCTATCGCCTGCGTTCCTCGATGGTCACCATGGCCCGCTTGGCCGATGTGCTGAGCTTCTCTGGAAAAAAGGTAAGAAGCTCTGGGGGGCTGGGCCAAAGCTCAGAGAACACTTTGTAACCACTCCCTCCTGGTGTTCAGGTGGTGACAGCAGAAGCGATCATCCCCTTCCCACTTGTTCGAGGCCAGTCCCTTCCTGATATCCTGATGCAGCTTGGTGAAGCCACACCATGGACCTCCCTGTCTGCATGTGGGGACTCTGCCGGACGGCGGTGCTTCGCTCAGTCTGTGGTGCTCAGGGGCATAGAGAGAGCCAGCCACACCAGGTGGGACCCCTCAGGCCTGGGCATGTCTTTGGGTCCCTAGCATACTTTCTAACACCCCTTTTCTGCCACCATGGAAGCCTCACATTAGGAAAAAGCTCTGGACCAGTTGGCTTGATGGTCCAAGAATGTATGGATCTTAGTGCACACTCACGCAGCCAACGTAACgtagttttgttgttgtagtaAGCTCAACCCAGGGACACCTTTGCCCTCCTCTCTCCATGCGTGTGCCTCTGGAGAAGAAGTTTTGGCCCAGTACCTCCAGCAGCAGCACCCTAGAGTCTTGAGGTCGGTATAGCCTCGCCCTTCCCCAGCCTCTGCAGCCCTGGCCTTCCTGTTCTCTGATCACCTCTCTGTCTGCAGTTCGTCGCATCTGCTGCTGACTCCCTGCAATGTGGCTCCTCCGTACCCACACTTCTTCTCAAGCTTCAGTCAGAAAGCAGCCATGGATGGTCCCCCCAAGGGTGCAGGTAGGACATGAACAAAACTAACACTTCAGCTACATAGGAAGTTTTACTCTTTCTCTTCCCGGATTAAAAgtgcaaaggaaaaaaagttcACAGTTGAGTGCTGCTCTCCTCGACGCAGGCTCTGGGGAGCACTAAGGGCCGCACACAGGTCCCTGCAGTGCTGCTCAGTCAGCTCTGCGTCCCGAGCAGCTCCAGCCGCTCAGCAGCCTTCTCCTTTTCCCCTGCAGCAGTGCAGAGCATCCCTGTGTTTGGGGCCCTGCGCTCAACTTCATCCTTGCAACGGACCCTGGGAGACTTGGCGGAAGAGCTCAGCAGACTTGACCTGCGGCGCTGGGCTAGCTTCATGGACGCTGGGGTGGAGCAGGATGACATGGAGGAGATGCTGCAGGAGTTACACAGCCTGGCCCAGTGCTACCAGGAGGGTGACAGTCTTTCGAACTGAAGTCCAGGGGAGGGTAGTGGGgagataatttataataaaagCTGCCGGGTGCAGGAACCCAGTGTGTAGGGACCTGTTACATGACATATGCGTTTGTACATTTAAGAACACTTGAGGCCGCCAGACTCAGGCAAGCCCGTTCTCCCTCAAGGCAATGTACAGGTTGGGCTTGTAGGGTCTTCACCAACAACCCTGAGAGATGAACTGCAGGGCTGCCTCCATACTTGCTCTGTCCTCGTGGTCTTCACAAGCGAAGCGCCCCCCATCTGCAGTGCTGTCACTCATCCAGCTCGTCTTCAGACAGCAGGTCCCCGTGGTCAGAGAGCTGGTCTGCATTGCTGGTGCTGGTGCCGTCGTCCTCGTCCTCGGAGCTGGCCTCACAGGCTGTGTGGAAGAGCTGCATGAGCTCTCGGAAACGGTGGGACACCTAGAAGGAAAGAGGGGCTTCTCATCCTTCTTACAGTGAACCGGCACCCACGCTCCAGTGGGAGACCAGCACTGTGACTTCTATAtagaaaagagaaacacacacatactgcttTCCCAagtaacaaaaccacacacacacatacatagagggatctgtacctttaattccagccatCGGGAGGCTGAGCCAgatggagctctgagttcaagactaaccTGATCTACATTGTTCTAGGCCTTCCAGACAGTGAAAATCCAGAGAACCCTCCCACCTGGCAGGTCAAGCCTTTCTCGGACTGCCCTTGACTTCCCTGTGACTGAACCCAGCTGGTCCCGTCCTCTCGCCTGTTCCCATCACCACCTGCACCTTGCACCTTACCTCCACAGGGGTCTTATTTCCCAGCTGCTGAGAAATGACGCTGAAGGTGTGAGGCTGTGCCCCCTGCTCCTGGCACATGGTGAGAATCACCCTGTCTGCTTCCCTGAAATCCAGGCAGGATGATTAGCTCCAAGCTTTGTGGATTTGTATTCACTTCTGTGAATGAAGCCCAGCTTTACCTACCTTGTCCACAGTACCACCTTCTCCCCAGTGGAGCTGACCTTGCTGTTGTTGGCACAGACGGTGGCTTCCGAGGCTTTCGGCAGCGCCCCTTCCTGGCCCTTGCCTGGGGTTCCCCTGTCTTCAGCCAGGACCTCTCTGGCAGCTTTGGGAGCAGCCTCTGAGGCACTAGCTCCTGAGGAGGTCTCCCGGATTGGGGCCACCGTATGGGCTGCCTTTGCCTCCGCTCTGCTCTCGGGGGGACAACTCTGACTGCCTGCTTTCCCACATGTGTGTCTTCTCCCTGTGTCTCTGGTCCTTAAGGAAACAGGACTCGGGAGGGGAGTGGGGCGCTCCACAGTTCCCAGCAGTCTCTCAGTTTCTGATGCTTCTGGAAGGGGCGCAATAGTCTCGGCAGCAGCCTTTCGGTCCTCCTCTTCAGGATGTAAGGAGGAggtactgaggcaggaggcagcTTCAGGCCCAGCCTGGTTTCTCCTGACAGAGCAGCCTACAGCTCCAGTCTGAGGAGGAAACCGAGGAGTCTCTGGCAAGCAGCGTGTTGAGCCCTCGGACGGCGGCTCCATGGGCGTCACCTCTGCAGAGCACAGCGCAGTAGTCCCTCCTGTCAACCCTGTTAGAAGGACAAGCGATCAGAGTGTGCACTGGGGACCCACCCTGGGGAACTGCAGCAGCAGGTCCAGGAGGAAGGCTGTTGGAGAGAATGGTGCCACTCAGGGGAGGCCAGGGTTGGTAGAGGACACGGGCTAGGGAAAGACTTCAGAAGTCTGTTtcgttatttttgagacagggtctcactatatagctctggctattctggaactcagtcttaattgtgtgagagagagagtgggaaaaGGGATTGCCACAGCTGTCCATGAAAGTGTGGCATGCCCATCACTGGAAAGCTGTTTTAGCAGCCGCAGCTTGCTGCAGTGCAGGAGGAAGCAAAGGAGGAAGGAGCCACAGCGCAGTAGGTCACTCACCTGGATCGGGCGCCTCTCCCTTTCTGGCGGTCCTGCCAGTCTTACTCTGGGTCACCTCCATGTTCTCCTGTCCCTCCAGTGTTTCCTCTTCTAACATGCTCTTGCTTTGCCCGGCTTCCTTAGTGCTGGGTACCGCACTGGCCTCTTGGAGGGGGCCACTGCCCACCAACTCGAGGGGCTCCTTGCCCTTGTAGAATTTGCTGTCACAGACCTGTAAGAGTGACTCTAGGTTAAAAAAATGTTATGATCTTCCTATGTCTCAGGCCTCCAAGGTAGGCCGGTGTCTGTGCTCAGTATGTCAGCCAGCATGCTTCTGAACAGTAGGAGTCTGCGGCTTCTAATGCGGACTACATGTGTGATACCAGTCAACTCACTGGGAGAATCAAAAGTTATCTTTACTGTGTTTTGCTCACAGGTTTATTTGatggaaagaaagggaaacagagagacaatTGTAGGGCCTACCACACAGAAGCGGATACTTCCCAGAGGATGTCCCCACACAATAGCAAGTCTGTAGGGAAATACTTCAACTGCAGTTTTATTCCCCATTTCCAAAAGCATCAGtttttagaaatatttcctttttctgcGTATCATGACTTTTTGCCTAcatgaatgtctgtgtaccatgtgtctATGGTGCTggcagagtccagaagaaggaatgcactggttgccctggaactgagttagagacagctgtgagctgccacagaGGTGCAGAGAAAGAAGCAACGGTCCCCTGGAGCCAGGCGtggttcttaactgctgagccatctctccaaccactaggttttttgggacagggtctttgTGTATGTTCCTTACTATGTATGATTTATTTCCCAGGtcattgtctctgcctcctaagtgtcaTGATTATAGGTGTGAACCATCATATTCAAACCaaagactgttaaaaaaaaaaaaaaaggctacagCACCAGGTATTTCCAGGTGGTCTCCCATCCAAGAACTacccaggcccgaccctgcttagctccCAAGATCAGATATCGGGCACATTCAGAGAAGGTTGCCATAGACCAaagactgttttttgtttgtttggttggttttggtttttcaagatagggtttctctgtgtagtcctggctgtcctagaactctatagaccaggctggcctcaaactcagaaatctgcctgcctctgcctcccaagtgctgggattataggtgtgcgccaccacgccagCCCAAAGactgttttaaaaggaaaatccAGATAGGAAGTGGTGGAACACGCTTTCAATTccaggacctgggaggcagaagcaggtggatctctgtgagttagacactaacctggtctacagagtaaattccaggatcgccaaggatatacagagaaacccaactcagaaaacaaaccaaaagccaactgtaatcctagctcttAAGTAGtggaggcaggagttcaaggctcacTACATGGTCAATTAGAGTCTAGCATAAGGCCTttatctcaaaaatttaaaagcaaccAACATCACctcagaaaaaaagggaaaaaaatgtaaagctgaagatgcagctcagttggtagagcacttgcctgccacacaaggacctgggttcaatcttgGCACCACATAAAAGTAAACTGAGGGCTCTGATTTATGTCCACAGTCCTAAGAGCATACAGACTCAAAGCATACAGACAGGAGGACggtgagtttgaggacaggctGGGTAATGTAACAAGCCACTGTCTCAAgaccaaacaacaacagaaagacaaAACATGACAACAATAGGAAAAATACACCCATCTTCTCTTAGCATTTAGAGAGTGTGTTAATAGCTCAGGCTATCCCcacacttgctatgtagctaaggataaccTAGAACCTCTGATCTTCTGCTTTCACCTCCTCGTGCAGGTTTACAGGCCAGGCACCTGGCTCCATTTTGGATTTTATAGAAGGGTCcattttgcatgtgtgcacacatgtgtactgcATATAATCTGATGCATATGATCatgttataaatttaaaaagatataaacCTGTACTAGCAAAGCAGCATCTAATCAGGAAACTCttagagcagaggcagggggatggcatcccccaccccaccccaacaaaGCTAACAACAAGTCCCGCGTCTACAAGGCCTGCGCAGTCCACACCACATGCTTTTCTCACCTTGCTGCTGCAGTGACAATTTCTCCTTTTGCTCTTCTTCAGCTTAGAGTCGGGACCTCCCTCATGGCAGGAACAGGGACAATCCTTGGCTGTTTCAGGCCACTCGGTCTCCTACAACAAACCCAGCTTGATTAGCAGCCCAGGATTTTCAGAACTGAGAAAAACTGCTGAGGTGAGAGGCCTGATTATGCAAATGGCCCTCCCACTGCTCTTTGATAATGTACCATCTCATCCCCCGGGGTCACACAGTCCCTTAAGAGTCCACAATGATCCAAAGAAAGAGGCATTCCACAGGCCCAGGACAAACTTAAAGTCAAACAGATTTTGAAGAAATACACTGGAGAGTTTCAGAGTAGACCCAGTCACAGACtttctgtctccctgtgtgtTCACTAAACTCTTGAAAAATGGCTTTGTACAATGACTCTACTTAATAAAGCCAAAATCCAAGAACCATTATTAACTCAATGCAGAAGAAACTCCAAAGAGGCTGAGAAGTTCTCAAGgtcatttattttctaagaagCGTGGCAGAcaataaaatataactttaagAGGCTACAGTGGCTagctagagggctggagagatggctcagtgggtaaggtcatgagttcaaatcccagcacccacatggtggctcacaaccatctgtaaagatatctgacaccctcttctggtgtctgaagacagctacactgtacttacatatattaaataaataaatctaaaaaaaaaaaaaaaaaagagcactgatcagaggtcctgagttcaattcccagcaactacatggtggctcaaaccatctGTAAAGGTAGAtgccctctctgtgtgtctcaagacagttacagtatattcacatacataaaataaataaatctttaaaaacaaacaaacaaaaagaggctaGCAAGAGAAACAGCTTGGCAGTTAAGAAcgtggctgctctttcagaggactcaggtttgagtcccaggacccacacggtggctcacagcagAGGGTCTGATCTCCTGAcgtctgtgggcaccaggcacaatgtggtacacagacatacatgcagacaaatacataagcatataaaattaaatttaaaagcaaacaaaaagaaaacacatagacTTAAAAAACTACCTCTTGATTGGGCATGGAGGGATTtacctttaatccccacactgggaaggcagaagctgtcatatttctgagttccagtacagccagggctacacagggaaatgctatctcaaacaaaacagcaacctcccccaccccaccccccaaaaaagaaagacagcagacagacatcatcttgggccagtgagatggctcagtggataaaggacccTGCTTTGAGTGAGGCTT carries:
- the Msto1 gene encoding protein misato homolog 1, with amino-acid sequence MAGGAREVLTLQLGHFAGFVGAHWWNQQDAALGRATEDEESPGELCPDVLYRTGRTLHGQETYTPRLILMDLKGSLNTLKEEGSLYRDRQLEAAVAWQGKLTTHREEAHPKNPNLQDLLSAEGVRSSDGSWRAKLVQSLQNCKESSIRVWSDFLRVHLHPRSICVIQKYNHDGETGRLEAFGQGESVLKEPRYLEELEDRLHFYVEECDYLQGFQILCDLHDGFSGVGAKTAELLQDEYSGRGVLTWGLLPGPYNLGEPQKNIYRLLNTAFGLVHLTGYSSFVCPLSLGGNLGLRPKPPVNFPYLHYDATLPLHCSAILATALDTVTVPYRLRSSMVTMARLADVLSFSGKKVVTAEAIIPFPLVRGQSLPDILMQLGEATPWTSLSACGDSAGRRCFAQSVVLRGIERASHTSKLNPGTPLPSSLHACASGEEVLAQYLQQQHPRVLSSSHLLLTPCNVAPPYPHFFSSFSQKAAMDGPPKGAAVQSIPVFGALRSTSSLQRTLGDLAEELSRLDLRRWASFMDAGVEQDDMEEMLQELHSLAQCYQEGDSLSN